Below is a window of Leishmania panamensis strain MHOM/PA/94/PSC-1 chromosome 30 sequence DNA.
ACACACCAGTGGCGGTCACCATCAGCTCCGGTGTCATCGGCGCCCTTGTCACCCGCATCTTACCTGTCGATATACACGGCGAGTTCATCTCTTTCAGCACTCTTTTTGCCTTCATCGGGGTTGTGTGCTCATGTGGCGGCTGTActacaccaccgccgacgtGCTGGGAGCCTTCCGGTAGCCGTTCTTCTGCTTCCCCGCCACTTTGGCCGTTTTCTCCTACTTGGGTGCCACTTTTTGCTCTGCCTTCGAGCACATGGTACAGCCGGGTTGTTGTGTCAGTCATCCCGCTGGTCTGATACTTCCTGTAAAATCTCCACCACCAACTGCAGAAGAGAGGTCAGGGGCAGGCCACTGGGGTCACTATAGTTTCTGAAGCAGAAGCGGTGAGTGTAGAGCTCAGTTGTACCCGTGGGGTCGtcgacagcaccgccggtGCGTACCTCAGGCAAACTACAATGGCGGAAGAAGCTCGTATCGAAGATGCTGTGGTGAGGGAAGAGCCACCTGTGCGAGCATTCCGCCGGTGATGGGGAAGTAGCGTCTTGTCACCCTGGTGCATGTGGGAAGCCCCTCAATGCGCTGCAAGCGCTTGACAAACAtccttgtctctccctctagtttttcttcgctggccccccctctcgcaaCTTTGCGGCAGACAGTGCGACTCCTTTATGCCCACTTGCGTTTATTGTTCGGTatctttgttttctctttctggtTTTCGTATTCCCTTTACTTCATGGATTGCGGGCCTGGTCAACAGCCTTCGACAACAGGCTGACGTCCTACAGCCACCGTGCCACGCGATGCGGCACGCTGATAGAAGAGCTACTTGGCGGCTACCACTTTACACCAGAAAACAAGGATGCTGTGCCttaaaaggggagaggaaagcaTGCTCGTCCTGTTCCGCATGAGCACCTGTCCGCTGTTTGAattcctgcagcggcgagtgaacggcagcgacgccatgGAGTGCAGATGATGTACTGCGTGCTGCATTGTTAGCAGTCTGGCACCCCTGTCCCTACGTGTGTTTCCTATAATGGCGACAGACCCGGCGCTGTGCTCGACAAGCCACGTGAGGTTCACAGGTCGCTCGAAGCGCGAATCACACTGTATCTCACGCAACAACTGTGCAAATTGTGNNNNNNNNNNNNNNNNNNNNNNNNNNNNNNNNNNNNNNNNNNNNNNNNNNNNNNNNNNNNNNNNNNNNNNNNNNNNNNNNNNNNNNNNNNNNNNNNNNNNNNNNNNNNNNNNNNNNNNNNNNNNNNNNNNNNNNNNNNNNNNNNNNNNNNNNNNNNNNNNNNNNNNNNNNNNNNNNNNNNNNNNNNNNNNNNNNNNNNNNNNNNNNNNNNNNNNNNNNNNNNNNNNNNNNNNNNNNNNNNNNNNNNNNNNNNNNNNNNNNNNNNNNNNNNNNNNNNNNNNNNNNNNNNNNNNNNNNNNNNNNNNNNNNNNNNNNNNNNNNNNNNNNNNNNNNNNNNNNNNNNNNNNNNNNNNNNNNNNNNNNNNNNNNNNNNNNNNNNNNNNNNNNNNNNNNNNNNNNNNNNNNNNNNNNNNNNNNNNNNNNNNNNNNNNNNNNNNNNNNNNNNNNNNNNNNNNNNNNNNNNNNNNNNNNNNNNNNNNNNNNNNNNNNNNNNNNNNNNNNNNNNNNNNNNNNNNNNNNNNNNNNNNNNNNNNNNNNNNNNNNNNNNNNNNNNNNNNNNNNNNNNNNNNNNNNNNNNNNNNNNNNNNNNNNNNNNNNNNNNNNNNNNNNNNNNNNNNNNNNNNNNNNNNNNNNNNNNNNNNNNNNNNNNNNNNNNNNNNNNNNNNNNNNNNNNNNNNNGGCCCTCTACCCGCACGCcgggcgccgccgccgccgagcaaAAGGGCCCTGAAGGGGCGGGGAAGGGCTGGAGGAGCCCGCTGGTCGCATGGCCCGATTCGACGGCCGGATGGTGCGTGCTGGACGACCAGGATTTAGCTGCATTGCAGATGAGGTCGGTGGGCTGTGGGTGGTATGCATGGAGCTGCTGACTGGTTCGTGGTGGAGTGGGCACGTTGAGAAGACGCCTTTCTGCTTTAAGATCTCGCATGGGGGaggagtgcgtgcgtgtgtgcgtgtgtgcgtaggtgcatatgtgtgtgctcaGAAATGAGGCCTGCACGAATGTCGAGGGCGCATCTTTGTGAGATGATGGGGAGGACGGGCCTTGTTCCCTCCTCACTCGTGTATACGTAGTCATGACGTGAGGCTCTTTCCGCACCACCTTTGTTCCtacacacgtacgtgtgtgcacACCGTTTGTGTGCAGTTCAGGACTGCATTGCATTGCGATACGCGAGACGCGGCTTTCGGTTTGCAAGCGATGCCGTAACCGAGGAAGAAGGACCCCCCAGGACGCATTTTCATAAGGTTAGGAGAGGTAGGGCCTACAGGAGGACCTCAACGTGGGGCCTGGAACACGAGCTGAAGAGGATTCTAAACGCTGAAAGCGGTGACGGTGGTTGTCGTTTTGGACTCTCTTATTAGCTCTGTCTCTTCTTGAGTTCATAGGGCTTGAACTGAATGTTAGTGCCTGTCGGACGCAAAAGGTGTTTTAcctgtgcgtatgtgtgtgtattgcgTTGAGCAGAGAGCAGATATTCCCATGAGGCGTGGGCAGTCACTAGAGTGGATGATGCTCTTCTGGCGCTGAGCTGCCTCTCGAATTGGACcccgtgcgcgtgcgcagacGCAGTCTTGTGGTATCCAGAAGCTAGCTAAGGTGGCCAGGTGGAGATCGATAGCATCTGCACGAGGTACCTCTCGCTTTTTCTGGTGCTCCCTCTGCTCCATTTACGAGCACCTCATGCGACCACTTCTCTATACatcttcgtttttcttttcacaCGCGTGCCTCGCATATTTTCGCACAAACGTACATCGACTCCgctgcacatacacacacgaggAGCAGCCAaaaagtgtgcgtgtgtgtgtgtgtcctcaGCTGTGTGCCCTCCCCTTACCCTCTCTCGCACGTGCCACGGATTTATATCGCTTAACGTCAGCCATCTGGACGAAGCAGAGTCTACCCCTGCATCTGCATCCACTACTTCATATAGAGCGCAGGAGATACCCTCCTTCTGttcctcaccaccacctcgcttCGCGACTGCTACTTCTTTCCACTGTTTTGTGAAGGTCAAGACAGCCAAAATGATGTACACGGGCGAAATCGAGAACGGCCAGATGCACGGCCGGGGTTGCCTCGTCTACCCGAATAAGGAGAAGTACGAAGGCGACTGGGTGTACGGCAAGCGTCACGGCCACGGTGTGTACACGTACGCGGACGGTAGCAAGTACGATGGGGAGTGGGTGGAGGATAAGGTACACGGAAAAGGCACGTGTTACTACGCCAGCGGCAACCGCTACACCGGTGACTGGACGTTTGGTCGCATCAACGGCCGCGGTGTTCTCGAGTACGCCGACGGCGACCGCTACGACGGTGAGTGGAAGGACGGCCGTATGCATGGTAAGGGTCTCTATTACTACTCCAACGGTGACCGCTACGAGGGTGAGTGGAAGGATGATAAACGCCACGGCAAGGGTACAGTGACGTACGCCGGCCCCGACGGTAGCGTGTCAGAAAAGTTCGACGGCGACTGGATGGAGGGGCGCATGCAGGGCTGGGGTAAATACTACTACGCCGACGGTGGCGTTTACGAGGGTGAGTGGCAAGATGGCAAGATGCACGGCAAGGGTACGTACATATTCCCTAACGGCAACAAGTACGAGGGAGAGTGGTTCGACGACGTGAAGCAGGGCTACGGTGTGCTGACTTACGTTAACGGTGAGCGCTACGAGGGCTACTGGCTGGACGACAAGGCGCACGGCACCGGCACCCTAACCTACCTTCAGGGCGACCGCTACACTGGCGAGTGGTGCCAAGGCAAGAAGCACGGCCACGGTACCCTGGCCTATAGCAACAAAGACACGTACGAGGGCGAGTGGCGTAATGACAGCGCGACCGGCCGAGGTGTGCTCGAGTACGCGAATGGGTGCCGCTACGAGGGTGAGTGGTTGGACGATAGGCGCCACGGCGAGGgccagttgctgctgccggatGGCTCCAGCTAtgagggagggtgggtgaATGGTAAGAAGGATGGCCGTGCCCGTATCATCCTGAAGTGCGGCGCCATCTATGTGGGCACTTGGAAGGACAACCATATCGTGGGACAGGGCGAGTTCCGCCTCTCCGAGCACTGTGACCTCAGCAATTCTGACTACTAGTGCAGACCTCCGGGGGTGTCATTTTGTTTCGTTGAACTCAATCCTCTTTCACGTTGTACCGTCGATCGCCcatccttcctctcttctctgcatgCTTTTTTTGGGTTGCTCGGTTTTCCGTTCGTTTTAGATGTACATCCGCCAAGCGCGCGGGTTTACAGctcctgccactgccacctcctcccacctTCACTCCTCACGTGTCTAATGGCTTGTAATCGTctctgcgggtgtgtgtctgttgggggaggggcgtggcGTGCAGTTACACTCTTCCTATGTTTCCTGTTCTTTTCTATCGTTTAGTGACTTAGGATTGGGTACGCCTGTcagcgcctgcgtgtgtgcttgtcttTGTGTGCCCTGCGGGCCACGTGATTGAGTTTTTGTTTCAGTGTTTGGGTCTGTTGTTGGCGTTTAGTTTTCGAGCTGCGCACTGACGTGCGTACTCTTAGATCTCTTCTTAGTGTGGGGTCATGCGGTGGCTGCGACTGAGTGATTAATTGTCCGCATGGGTTTTGTGCATttgcgtttgtgtgcgcgtgcctctTGTgatggggggagaggcgcgaAGAGAGGGACCACCCAGGAAATGTTtggaagggaagaggagcgccAGAGTCAAGTgacttcttcctcttttttccctcaccctcctgTTCGTGCAGCACTGTCTACACCATcccctgctggtgctgtgtTCCGCTCTGTtggcgtgtgtgagtgtgccgCTTCTCCGCCCCACATCAGCGTCTCCGttgctgcgtgtgctgcggtACGGCACCCTTCCCCCTGcatgtgtatgcgtgttcgctctttctcttcctcgttctctctctctcttttcattaCCTCTCCTCGCCTTTTATCATAGATAGTGAGCGTTACATTTACTCTTTATCTTACGTTTCGCACACTTGTGGGTGGATGTGCCCTGTGCGTGCTCGTTTTTGATTTGGGTGTGGGAGACGCGAATGTGCAGGGATTGCTGACATCCGCCTGCCGCGCTCTTtgttctgtttttttttttgtgttttgttttgttttgtttgtcCTTTTCTCGCTGTTGTGTGTTCCAGTGGTGCCTCTTTCTGTGTTTCTTTCACGCATTcgtttcgctctctctctgtgtgtgtgtgtttccctAATGAAGGGCGAAGACAAGAAGCGAGCACGCCTATTACGGTGCTCCGTCTCTGAGGCTACCTAGACAAGGGTGATGCATACGTATGCGCTGACTCACATGCACGTTTCAGCAAACATgcagacacatacacacacatacacacacccacacacacggtcATGCGACTGGatgaagagaagagatggaTACGGACGCCTTCGGGCACAGTTATCATTGCCCTCACGATTGCGCCTTCCTTCTCatcctttctttttcggtCCTTCTCTATGTCTTTCGTTTTGTTTGgcttcttcccttctctgttgattgggaagggggagggatcGTAGCTTACATCTTCGACCTGGAGAACTGCAAACGAGAAAAAGCTCAAGGATGTTTAAACAAAACAAAGCActcaagaaaaaaaaaaatacagCACACAAGATGGGAAAGAACACGCATCAAGGGTGGATAAAGCAGGATAGATAGTGAGAGGCATGAGGTGTTTTGCCTTCGTGCGGAGATGCGAGGTGGGAGACaccgacagagagggggcaaGTGGTAAGGGAAGAGGATGGGTGAGGAGGACGCACTCCCGCCGCTGGTCTTCCCCGCTTCAtcttttgcttttcctctctttcgctaCTTTGGTCTCCCTCTCACTGGCGCTCTCGTCGCTGCATACCACGGGCTGTATGGTATTGCCCCTGGATGTGGGGCGAACCTCACAGTCGTaagcgtctctctccctcttcctctacCTTCAGGAATCGGTGCAAGACTGCGCTCCAAACAAAGGAAAGCGCTGTAGTGGCATAATGTTTTGTGTCTACGCCCAACTTCCACGATTGTCTCTTCTCACCACACTCGCACGCGCATCTGTCTGTCTTCTCTCCACGCCTTCTTTCTGTCTCTGTCGCCGCCCGCCTGGTTCCTTCTCTTGTTTGTActgacacgcaggcacacaaacaaacgcCCCTCTTTCCGCCTTCACAGACacagacccccccccccacacacacactcacacctTATCTGGTGCACAGGAGTCGATCACTCTGAACcacggaaaagaaagcacaGGCAACGCAACATGCGTTAGCTCCCCTCTCGGAGGTGGTCGACACTCATGATCCGTTTTCTCCCTCCTAGCCCCCGGCTACTGCTCCGCACCTGTGAGCCCTGTCTGGATGTGCCtgagggcgagagggaaggaggaggggggggagtatAGAGTTTGCCccctgctgcccccctcctaTCCCCTAAACATCTCCCCCTGCCCGTTTGCCACAAAGTGCCTTTTCATCTCTTCGTTTTGTTCTTTTGTTCTTCTTAGCCCTCTTTTCTCATTCCACGAGAATGTGCAATATGTCAGatggaggggagagagggagagggtgggggggggcgaaggcAGGACTGGGGACGAGGGGGCAGAGggctgagggggggggtaccAGTGCGCCTGGATTCAACTCACCTACCCCTGCcggtttttctttttcgctctgATTATCTTCTTCTTTCTCACCCcattttgcttctctctctttctctgcatTGACAGGGGCATGTTTGCTTCACGGAGCTTCCCTTTCCTACTCctcggaggaggaaggcactACGCAACACACCCCATCTCATGTTGCCTGTTTTCTTCGGTACATCTACAGAGATGCACACCGGCGCCAAGCGTATGCATCTCTGTAAACGTACCGATACGACCCCATCTCGCAGCTCGAAACGGAAACCGTCAGGATCCCGCGGCCACTGAACCCCGCCGTCGAGCCACGAAACGTGAGGGGGACCTCCATACGATCCACTAGGctcttattttttttttcggtgaCCACACATACGGCCGTCGTAGTCTCTGTTTTTCCGCCTTTCCTTCTTGTCCAGAAGGGGAAAGATTGAAGGTAGCGAGGAAAGCGGCACGTGCGCAACTTTGCCGTTATGCATTCTCTGCTGATCAGCGCTCATTTTGTTGTGCGTGAGTGGCAAACGGGAAAAGCCATCCTTCTTGTTTTTCTGTATTCGGCGCACCTCATCATTTTCAATCCTGAGCTCGTTGGTGTAGgtgagaggaaaaggaaagacaaGTCCCTTCACGTATTTCATTGTCGCGGCGTGCACCTGCGCACGTCCCCGCCCCTGTGAAGTTCGTGAAGGGAGGGCCCTCTAGCAGCGGGCAGGGGCATCAGTCGTCCGCTGTCCACATCGACAGAGCGCTTTTTGGATCAGAAAGGGATCTTCTGCTTATTCACTTTTCGCTCCGTCGTTTTCTTGTTGCCCTCTTTCCTTGCTTCGGGTTGTTACGTTTCCATCTCTGCGCCGCATCATCTTTTTAATTCATCGTTTGGTGCCTTTATTCTTTGACCTGCGTATCTCACTCCTTTCGGGCCGTCGTGCAGAGCGGGGGGTCGACGGGGGTGACGTGTGGCTCTGAGTtgaggggaagagagtggcATGTACTCATTCCTTCCACTCATAGGCCTCCCTTTTGCGCAGAGTTGAGCGGAATAGTAAGAAGGCAACAGAGAAAATAAAAGGTTTACGTGGCGAGCAGTGGTGGCCTTGTGCCTTTTTCTGCATGTACCTCTGTGTTGGGCAGGCCCCAGATGACTCTCGCTCAACTACTCTAGAAGAATAAAAGCGATGTCCATCGatggaaggaggaggaggtgtgcaCACCACGTTTGTATGTGTATGCAATGGAGAGAGTGACTGAGCGCGTGAGTGAGGTGATCAGTCGTGGCTGTAGTAGGCAGTCAACTCCACAGGCTTGCGTTGATTCCACTTTCTTCTGTTGTTTGTTGctccttttgttttctcagAGGTGCAACTTGCTCGTCTTGGCGCACACactcttttttccttgttTTCCCCCCGCTTcccccgctccccctcctgcTCTCTGTCTCGCattgctctccctctctccctctctctcgttacGCTCGtcgtgaggaggagacagagtGGGAGGGGCGTGATGAAGAATGAAAActaagagaaagagaggcaagtTTGAGCTGTACAATAGCGACTGGGTACTATGTTTGCAGATtgagatgaggagaggagagagaaagtgccCTCCTGCGTCATAGCACCCTTTTCTCCTTGCTAAAATCTCGATTCCCAGAGCCCCCAACCCATCGCCTGGTGTCTCCCTAGCAGGGCCAGTTACACAGCTGCGGTTGCTGCTTCCTTGTGGCACTGCCTCCAACTtgtttcttcgcttctccgTCTACTCGCGGGAAACAGTGCCGCCGGCGTAGAGCACCACGACGAGCTGCGGAGAGGACGTTTCAAGAGAGCAGGCCTTCGTGCTGTCCTTATGTGCCTCTGTCCTTCGGTGTGTTTCACCATATTCttcgctgccctcctccgaCATTCATCGGCTTCTTGATCTCGCTCCTGCTTGACTGTGCGTGggacacacatacatacacgtgtgtgggcgAGTCACGCCCAGGGAACTTTCTCACATGCCTACGCACAGGTCGATACACATCCATGATTTGCACCAACACGCACAACCGTAACACACCGATACCCACACACTATTTTGATTCTCGAAGCCACGAAAAACGAAAAACCGCGGTGGCTCGCTTCTTATCGCACTTTACCCACCCTCTCGTGTGAACGCCTTCGCACCTCACTTAGGCTGCGCGTCTGCAGGACACCGTGAGGCAACTTTTcctggaggagaggagaagctgaaTCATTGCATCGTAGgcgaagaaacaaagagggcATATATATCTTTTGCTCGCTTGGCTATCGTACGCTGACAGCCGAGACGCATACAGACGCCTTACACGACACCGTGATGGAGGCCTTGAAGGGACTTGCTCGCCGGACCACGCAGAGCCTGCGTGAGATGGTGTCGCGGACGGAGGTGACACCGGAGGAGATGCGCCTCACGGAGGTCATGGCGAAGGTACGCATGATGGAGACGAAGGGCGAGATGATATGCGAAAAGGTGATCCAAGTTGCTCGCCTCATGGGCGAGCTCGGCACGACGTTGCGGGAGATCGGAGAGGAATACAAGGGTGTGCCGGATTTACCGAAGGAGAGTCGTGAGCTTGCGGATGACGTCTTCGAGGTCGGTGTGAAGCTCGTAGAGACATCGCAGGAGCACCAAAAGGGGCTGAAGGATAACGGATTCGAGTTGCTACGCAGTTTCGTCAAGCAGTGCGCGCAACTGCGCGAGGTTGAGGATGCTCGACGGCACCACCAGCTTGAGTACGACTTCTTCAAATCCaaggtgcagcacctccgctcATCCCAACAGAGGGACTTCACCCGTCTTCCACGCAACGAGCAGATCTTGGAGAATTGGCGTGTGGAGTTGTGGCGGGCGACGGAGTGCAGTAAGGCGATGTGCTCCCAGCTCTTTGTGTCTGGTCGACAGGCGATTGACCGAAGCGTGCTCACAACGATACAGGTGCTCCACAGCTTTGTGGAGATTGCGTCGACGGGCTTCTCACAAACTTTTCAGGGGGTGAGGCTCCCGACCTACCCAAGCGCGCCAATACTGCCtccgacggcgctgccgccggcgccggcgccggcacCGGGACTTAGACCGTCGCTGGGGCCTGGCTACGATTCATCGGGGCCGTCGACCCCGTACGCATACAGCGGCCAGGCGGCTGGTGGGGTAGCCACCAACGTCACGGTACCAAACCCAGCAGGTGCTCAAGTCTCTATGCACGGAGCGGCCTACCCCTTGGTGCCACCAGTATCGTCGTCAAACTCTCTTGGCCCAGTTGCAGCACCACAATCGACGCCACTTCTTCCTGGCACAGGCACTTTGTACGGAGGTGCACCTCCGTATGTCTCTACACCAGGCGTTCCAAACAACGGCACTGCTGGCTACCAACCACCGCCCCTCAACACTCACAGTTCGACCGACAATGGCTCTGCAACCTATCAGCCCCCGGCCGTGCAGTGACTTGGGGTACACGCCGTTGTTATGTAGTCGGCGGCCATCGCGGCATCTGTGAGGATGGGTCTGTGTAGAAGGTGTagtgagagggaggcagcgtGGAAGGTGATGCGCCAACATTGAGCTGCTGCCCATCGACTTGCTGAGGTTGTTTTTCTGCTctagctttttttttcctttgacGGAATGCCGCACGCCTCTGCTCTCGGTGAAAATTTGtgtcattttttttttggggtaGTCGCTTTGTGGCTGTGTTATATGTCGCTCTGTATCGTTGGTACTTTTgttgcttcttctt
It encodes the following:
- a CDS encoding hypothetical protein (TriTrypDB/GeneDB-style sysID: LpmP.30.3290), with protein sequence MEALKGLARRTTQSLREMVSRTEVTPEEMRLTEVMAKVRMMETKGEMICEKVIQVARLMGELGTTLREIGEEYKGVPDLPKESRELADDVFEVGVKLVETSQEHQKGLKDNGFELLRSFVKQCAQLREVEDARRHHQLEYDFFKSKVQHLRSSQQRDFTRLPRNEQILENWRVELWRATECSKAMCSQLFVSGRQAIDRSVLTTIQVLHSFVEIASTGFSQTFQGVRLPTYPSAPILPPTALPPAPAPAPGLRPSLGPGYDSSGPSTPYAYSGQAAGGVATNVTVPNPAGAQVSMHGAAYPLVPPVSSSNSLGPVAAPQSTPLLPGTGTLYGGAPPYVSTPGVPNNGTAGYQPPPLNTHSSTDNGSATYQPPAVQ
- a CDS encoding hypothetical protein (TriTrypDB/GeneDB-style sysID: LpmP.30.3280), with the protein product MMYTGEIENGQMHGRGCLVYPNKEKYEGDWVYGKRHGHGVYTYADGSKYDGEWVEDKVHGKGTCYYASGNRYTGDWTFGRINGRGVLEYADGDRYDGEWKDGRMHGKGLYYYSNGDRYEGEWKDDKRHGKGTVTYAGPDGSVSEKFDGDWMEGRMQGWGKYYYADGGVYEGEWQDGKMHGKGTYIFPNGNKYEGEWFDDVKQGYGVLTYVNGERYEGYWLDDKAHGTGTLTYLQGDRYTGEWCQGKKHGHGTLAYSNKDTYEGEWRNDSATGRGVLEYANGCRYEGEWLDDRRHGEGQLLLPDGSSYEGGWVNGKKDGRARIILKCGAIYVGTWKDNHIVGQGEFRLSEHCDLSNSDY